Below is a genomic region from Mucilaginibacter auburnensis.
CATCCTCATAACGCAGATATACACACAGTTCTATGTCATTGGTAAATTTAAGCCCTTTGTTAGTGCGTAGTTTTTTGTATTCATACTGGTAATCATAACGCAAAGCCGCCACGTCTGACAATACTGCCGAACCTGTGGGATGCCCGCCCGCCCCCTTTCCAAAAAAGAACTGCTGATCTGCAAAAGCCGCCTGCACAATAACGCCATTGTATTCGTATTCTACATTATACAAAAACTCGTCAGGGGTAACCAATTTTGGCATAACAAACAAGGCCACGTGCTCATCATCCAACTCCTTTGCAACAGGCACCAGTTTTATTTTGAGTCCTTTTTCACGCGCATATTGTATATCATCGGCAGCCAAATTCTCAATACCTAAATTTAGTACGGCTTCTGGTTCTACTACCACACCATATGCGTGGGCAGCAGCTATTATCAGCTTAAATTTAGCGTCATAACCGCCCACATCCATAGTCGGATCTGTTTCGGCAAAGCCCAGATCCTGCGCCTGCTTCAAGGCAGTAGCATAGTCCATTCCCTCTAAAAAACCTTTGGAAAGAATGTAGTTAGATGAACCGTTAAAAATACCACAAATAGAGTGCAGCAGTTCGTTATCATAATATTCTTCCAGGTTGCGGATGATTGGAATACTACCGCAAACGGCACCTTCATAAAGCAATGAAGTATCATACTGATCCTGCAGTTTTAATAGTTCCTCTAAATGAAGCGCAATCATTTTTTTACTGGCAGATACCACACTCTTACCTGAGCTAAGGGCGCGCGATGCTATTTCAAATGCAGCTTCAGTATCATTGATCAGCTCAATTATAGTGTTGATCTCCGGGTCGTTCAGCAACTCATCTTTATCTGTAGTAAAATATGATGCGGGCAACGATCTCTCTTTGCCGGCATCCTTAATAGCTATTTTTTTAATTTCGATGTTGAGGTTTTTGGTCTTGATGATGTCGTAAAGGCCTTGCCCTACTACACCAAAGCCAAAAAGCCCGATAGTTAGTTTTTTGCTCATTATAGTGTTTGCTGTAATTGGATGTTATTTCCTTTTACATCTTTTTGATAAAACGAAGTAATAATTTTGGTCAGCGCATCTGTCTCGATCAGGAAACCATCATGCCCGTAAAAAGAATCGAGTTCAACAAAAGAAGCTCCGGGTATGTGTTTTGCCAGATACTCCTGCTCGTTGATGGGAAACAGAACGTCTGACCGGATGCCGATAACCAGCGTACGAGATTTGATAACTTTTAAGGCATTCTCAACCCCACCGCGACCACGACCCACGTTGTGCGAATCCATCGCTTTAGATAAATACCAATAACTGTACGCATTAAAACGGTTAACCAGCTTATCGCCCTGGTAACATTGATAGCTTGAAGCGCGAAAGTCGTCGCATACGGCATCGCTTTCTTCCTGCTGACTGATATCGTAAGTTTTATAAGTACGGTAAGATAATAGCGCCATACTGCGCGCTGCCTTTAAACCCTTTCTGCCACCATCCGGGCTACCCGGCAAAAAGGTATCATCTGCCAGTAAAGCCAAGCGCTGCGACTCATTAAAAGCAATTCCCCATGGTGAATGGCGCGCGTTGGTAGCAATAGCGATTAGGTTTTTAATAAGATAAGGTTGTATAATAGCCCACTCCAAAGCCTGTTGGCCACCTAAAGAACCGCCTATGCATATTTCAATTTGCGTAACGCCCAAATGTGCTGCCAGTAAACAGTGCGCATTGGCCATGTCGCGTATGTTTACCTTCGGGAAACTTAAATAATACGGTTGGCCGGTTTGCGGGTTGATACTAAGCGGACTACTTGTACCGTAAGGCGAGCTCAATACATTGGCACAAACTATAAAATGATCGGCAGGATTGAAATAATCATTCTCGCCAAACAAACCCTTCCACCAATCCAATACATCAGAGTTAGCGGTAAGCGCGTGGCAAACCCAAATTACATTATCGCCTTTTTCGTTCAGCG
It encodes:
- a CDS encoding homoserine dehydrogenase, whose product is MSKKLTIGLFGFGVVGQGLYDIIKTKNLNIEIKKIAIKDAGKERSLPASYFTTDKDELLNDPEINTIIELINDTEAAFEIASRALSSGKSVVSASKKMIALHLEELLKLQDQYDTSLLYEGAVCGSIPIIRNLEEYYDNELLHSICGIFNGSSNYILSKGFLEGMDYATALKQAQDLGFAETDPTMDVGGYDAKFKLIIAAAHAYGVVVEPEAVLNLGIENLAADDIQYAREKGLKIKLVPVAKELDDEHVALFVMPKLVTPDEFLYNVEYEYNGVIVQAAFADQQFFFGKGAGGHPTGSAVLSDVAALRYDYQYEYKKLRTNKGLKFTNDIELCVYLRYEDDELVEALEFVEIKERYYSGSYKYIIGKLKLSKLIDNKQRISDQKAFLAFADQLTGVSLVSAK
- a CDS encoding homoserine O-acetyltransferase family protein yields the protein MSIHLYKHSQPFTLESGEILHELEIGYHTYGTLNEKGDNVIWVCHALTANSDVLDWWKGLFGENDYFNPADHFIVCANVLSSPYGTSSPLSINPQTGQPYYLSFPKVNIRDMANAHCLLAAHLGVTQIEICIGGSLGGQQALEWAIIQPYLIKNLIAIATNARHSPWGIAFNESQRLALLADDTFLPGSPDGGRKGLKAARSMALLSYRTYKTYDISQQEESDAVCDDFRASSYQCYQGDKLVNRFNAYSYWYLSKAMDSHNVGRGRGGVENALKVIKSRTLVIGIRSDVLFPINEQEYLAKHIPGASFVELDSFYGHDGFLIETDALTKIITSFYQKDVKGNNIQLQQTL